From the Rhinatrema bivittatum chromosome 3, aRhiBiv1.1, whole genome shotgun sequence genome, one window contains:
- the LOC115087213 gene encoding uncharacterized protein LOC115087213 isoform X1 — MDRERESPPPSKVAAQERIPLSRKPRFTEADVDILARLILLDERNLYTPLGCKLNLERESAAWASLQEEFCRRASYPREIEDLKKKGAHLRLHEGNWLEEIRRTLSCPLPEPHTSGRKDAAGLPGPSCHPRRTEATASASGLGQEEAAAPASVTTSAISSTSTALLPPESPTCGGQLYFDKMQQILEEVQQLRAKYDVDIIVLQNFERRLSALEDAFQEQRALASHKEMPVPSASEQDPPGSQHSSSSATP; from the exons ATGGATCGTGAGCGAGAGTCCCCACCACCCTCGAAGGTGGCAGCTCAGGAGAGGATTCCTttgtccaggaagccccgctttacagAGGCAGATGTGGACATCCTGGCCCGGCTGatcctcctggatgagaggaatcTCTACACCCCCCTAGGTTGCAAGCTAAACCTGGaaagggagtctgcagcctgggCCTCTCttcaggaggagttttgccggcgggcctcttACCCTcgtgagatcgaagatctcaaaaagaaag GTGCGCATTTAAGACTTCATGAGGGTAATTGGCTCGAGGAGATCCGCAGAACCTTGtcctgtcccttgcctg AACCTCACACCAGTGGTAGGAAGGACGCGGCAGGGCTTCCTGGACCTAGCTGCCACCCGAGGAGGACTGAAGCAACAGCCTCAGCCAGTGGTTTAG ggcaagaagaggcagcagcgCCAGCCAGTGTCACCACCAGTGCCATatccagcaccagcactgccttaCTTCCTCCAGAATCTCCTACCTGTGGAGGACAATTATACTTTGATAAGATGCAGCAGATCCTCGAGGAAGTACAGCAGCTCAGGGCCAAATATGACGTAGACATCATAGTGTTGCAGAATTTCGAGAGGAGGTTATCAGCCCTTGAGGATGCCTttcaggagcagagggcactggcaTCTCATAAGGAGATGCCAGtgccctctgcttcagagcaggatcctcctggGTCGCAACACTCTTCATCTTCTGCAACACCATGA
- the LOC115087213 gene encoding uncharacterized protein LOC115087213 isoform X2 — translation MDRERESPPPSKVAAQERIPLSRKPRFTEADVDILARLILLDERNLYTPLGCKLNLERESAAWASLQEEFCRRASYPREIEDLKKKGAHLRLHEGNWLEEIRRTLSCPLPEPHTSGRKDAAGLPGPSCHPRRTEATASASGLGQEEAAAPASVTTSAISSTSTALLPPESPTCGGQLYFDKMQQILEEVQQLRAKYDVDIIVLQNFERRLSALEDASASEQDPPGSQHSSSSATP, via the exons ATGGATCGTGAGCGAGAGTCCCCACCACCCTCGAAGGTGGCAGCTCAGGAGAGGATTCCTttgtccaggaagccccgctttacagAGGCAGATGTGGACATCCTGGCCCGGCTGatcctcctggatgagaggaatcTCTACACCCCCCTAGGTTGCAAGCTAAACCTGGaaagggagtctgcagcctgggCCTCTCttcaggaggagttttgccggcgggcctcttACCCTcgtgagatcgaagatctcaaaaagaaag GTGCGCATTTAAGACTTCATGAGGGTAATTGGCTCGAGGAGATCCGCAGAACCTTGtcctgtcccttgcctg AACCTCACACCAGTGGTAGGAAGGACGCGGCAGGGCTTCCTGGACCTAGCTGCCACCCGAGGAGGACTGAAGCAACAGCCTCAGCCAGTGGTTTAG ggcaagaagaggcagcagcgCCAGCCAGTGTCACCACCAGTGCCATatccagcaccagcactgccttaCTTCCTCCAGAATCTCCTACCTGTGGAGGACAATTATACTTTGATAAGATGCAGCAGATCCTCGAGGAAGTACAGCAGCTCAGGGCCAAATATGACGTAGACATCATAGTGTTGCAGAATTTCGAGAGGAGGTTATCAGCCCTTGAGGATG cctctgcttcagagcaggatcctcctggGTCGCAACACTCTTCATCTTCTGCAACACCATGA